The Leptospirales bacterium genome has a window encoding:
- the lexA gene encoding transcriptional repressor LexA: MRDLTEKQQAILEFIEVYIQEQGYPPTIREIGERFAITAKGAYDHLKAIEKKGYIKCEKNRSRAIELLKKSNGAANMAGGRIVNIPLVGRVAAGRPILAEENIEEYIAFPRSMLPREEGVFALRVAGDSMKDAGIMDGDVALIHKQEAAGDGDIVVALIDDEATLKYFYREKKRIRLQPANKAYKPLFVTDATILGKLVGIYRHM, from the coding sequence ATGCGCGACCTCACCGAGAAGCAGCAGGCCATTCTGGAATTCATTGAAGTCTACATCCAGGAGCAGGGCTATCCGCCCACGATCCGCGAAATTGGAGAGCGATTTGCGATTACCGCTAAGGGCGCATATGATCACCTCAAAGCGATCGAGAAAAAGGGCTACATCAAGTGCGAAAAGAACCGCAGCCGCGCTATTGAGTTGCTCAAGAAGAGCAATGGCGCCGCCAATATGGCTGGCGGCCGAATTGTGAATATTCCGCTGGTGGGCCGGGTTGCCGCCGGGCGGCCCATTCTGGCGGAAGAAAACATTGAGGAGTACATTGCTTTCCCGCGCTCCATGCTTCCGCGCGAGGAGGGCGTGTTTGCTCTGCGCGTCGCTGGAGACTCCATGAAAGACGCCGGCATAATGGATGGAGACGTAGCCTTGATTCACAAACAGGAGGCGGCTGGCGATGGCGATATCGTCGTCGCCCTGATCGATGATGAGGCCACGCTGAAATACTTCTATCGCGAGAAAAAGCGCATTCGCTTGCAGCCGGCCAACAAGGCCTACAAGCCTCTGTTTGTAACTGATGCGACGATCCTTGGCAAACTGGTTGGCATCTACCGGCATATGTAA